The Gemmatimonadota bacterium genome includes a region encoding these proteins:
- a CDS encoding TlpA family protein disulfide reductase — protein sequence MYRSHLLKIAIIFQIFATNVIAQESLIGQAAPELGIEKFLQAPEGEKSLSALKGNVVVLEFWATWCAPCVAAIPHLNQLNEEFRDKPVQFISVTREDEDVVAPFLKKKEMKSWIGLDTDRSVFKAYGIRSIPRTFVIDQKGIIAASFHPTELSSGMLEKALKGEKVEIELPELPKPTELISNFAGTEKLDMRDVHWGMTEEELKKAEDWKMLPGRRGTFTGPYGSYKSLRYAGTLSGLNIDLSYKFYRDEVGTYRLRSASYSIREDPDKKAFQMFKDEFNLKYGAGRPYSRNPSNHLSWKQAEDTRLSLIWKDNRTSIMLSSPTR from the coding sequence ATGTATCGCTCTCATCTACTAAAAATTGCAATCATTTTTCAGATATTTGCTACAAATGTCATAGCGCAGGAGAGCCTGATTGGACAGGCTGCGCCAGAATTGGGCATTGAAAAATTCCTGCAAGCGCCAGAAGGTGAAAAAAGCTTATCCGCATTAAAGGGCAACGTTGTCGTCCTGGAATTTTGGGCAACATGGTGCGCGCCCTGTGTGGCAGCAATCCCACATCTAAACCAGTTAAACGAGGAATTTCGCGATAAGCCGGTACAATTTATCTCCGTAACCCGTGAAGATGAAGACGTAGTTGCACCATTTCTAAAAAAGAAAGAAATGAAATCGTGGATTGGACTGGACACGGATCGGTCAGTCTTCAAAGCTTATGGTATCAGGAGCATCCCACGGACATTTGTGATCGACCAAAAGGGCATAATCGCCGCGTCGTTCCATCCAACAGAACTCTCATCTGGCATGCTTGAAAAGGCTCTCAAGGGGGAAAAAGTAGAAATAGAGCTTCCCGAATTGCCAAAACCGACCGAACTTATCTCCAATTTTGCTGGTACAGAAAAACTGGACATGCGCGATGTACATTGGGGCATGACAGAGGAAGAATTAAAAAAAGCGGAAGATTGGAAAATGCTTCCAGGGCGCAGAGGCACATTCACTGGTCCCTATGGCTCTTACAAGTCTTTGAGATATGCAGGCACATTGTCTGGTTTGAATATCGATCTTTCCTATAAGTTCTATCGAGACGAGGTAGGCACGTACAGATTGCGCTCGGCCTCATACAGTATCAGAGAAGATCCAGACAAAAAAGCCTTTCAGATGTTCAAAGATGAATTCAATCTGAAGTATGGGGCAGGTAGGCCATATAGCAGAAATCCGTCCAACCACCTGAGTTGGAAGCAGGCCGAAGATACGCGATTAAGCCTTATATGGAAAGACAACAGAACCAGCATCATGTTGAGTAGTCCAACGCGATGA
- a CDS encoding TIGR03435 family protein → MAQPHPRAGRSRSRRQVTCITFITKGEIPMHNSHLLKIAIIVQIFATSVIAQESTVEQAKVLVMNVMGEQSLIGQTAPELGMEKYLQAPEGEKSLSALKGNVVVLEFWATWCAPCVAEIPHLNQLSEEFRDKQVQFISVTDEGEDIIAPFLKRQEMKSWIGLDTDRSAFEAYGVRGIPRTFLIDQKGIIAASLHPVGLSSDIIKKVIKGEKIERPKLPKPKTVANEGTDPIFKILIAPTEKEGGRSSSKISKGYKQREAESKTLHQILSMAYGVPTTRILGPETLLESRYEISVRLPTNQFELLFQQALTTSLQLRVSNQKKPVEVLVLTTGEDSAEKLKPSVMSSSGSMTMGGHGRIKTMNGEISMLANSLEQVLERIVEDGTGVEGKYDWELTYDKDDPNSVLAALKKQLGLQIRKEQREIEFLVVNDTDG, encoded by the coding sequence ATGGCTCAGCCACATCCGAGGGCCGGAAGGAGCCGTAGCCGGAGACAGGTCACATGTATCACTTTCATTACAAAAGGAGAAATCCCAATGCATAACTCTCATCTACTAAAAATCGCAATAATTGTTCAGATATTTGCTACAAGTGTGATAGCACAGGAAAGCACAGTTGAGCAGGCCAAAGTATTGGTTATGAATGTAATGGGAGAGCAGAGCCTGATTGGGCAGACTGCCCCAGAACTGGGCATGGAAAAATACCTGCAAGCACCAGAAGGTGAAAAGAGCTTATCGGCATTAAAGGGCAACGTTGTCGTCCTGGAATTTTGGGCAACCTGGTGCGCCCCCTGCGTGGCAGAGATTCCACACCTGAACCAGCTAAGCGAGGAATTTCGCGATAAGCAAGTCCAGTTTATCTCAGTAACAGATGAAGGTGAAGACATAATTGCGCCATTTCTAAAACGACAAGAAATGAAATCGTGGATTGGACTGGATACGGACCGGTCAGCCTTTGAAGCTTATGGTGTCAGGGGAATCCCACGGACATTTTTGATCGACCAAAAGGGCATAATCGCCGCTTCGCTCCATCCGGTAGGGCTTTCATCTGACATAATTAAAAAGGTCATCAAGGGAGAAAAAATAGAGCGTCCCAAATTGCCAAAACCGAAAACTGTCGCAAACGAAGGCACCGATCCCATCTTCAAAATTCTGATTGCACCTACAGAAAAAGAAGGCGGCCGTAGTTCAAGCAAGATTTCAAAAGGATACAAACAACGGGAGGCAGAGAGCAAAACATTGCACCAGATTTTAAGCATGGCTTATGGTGTTCCCACAACGCGGATTCTGGGTCCAGAGACACTTTTAGAGTCGCGGTACGAGATCTCCGTCAGACTGCCGACCAATCAGTTCGAATTGCTATTCCAACAAGCATTGACGACATCACTACAGTTGCGCGTTTCCAACCAGAAAAAACCTGTTGAAGTCCTTGTACTCACGACTGGAGAAGACAGCGCAGAAAAGTTGAAGCCCTCAGTAATGAGTTCATCGGGATCTATGACAATGGGTGGACATGGCAGGATAAAGACAATGAACGGTGAAATCAGCATGCTGGCGAACTCATTGGAGCAGGTTTTAGAGCGTATCGTAGAGGATGGTACTGGGGTAGAAGGAAAATACGATTGGGAACTCACCTATGACAAAGACGATCCCAATTCCGTGCTCGCGGCTCTGAAAAAACAGCTCGGGTTACAAATTCGAAAAGAACAGCGGGAAATTGAATTCCTGGTCGTAAATGATACCGATGGTTGA
- a CDS encoding sigma-70 family RNA polymerase sigma factor — MNDAELIAQFRAGQIAAFNTLVKRWECPIYNFVLRYVGNRDDARDLCQQTFIRAYKNMRRLRDPDKFTSWIYQIALNACRDAGRRRTLVSLDTLDIPIADTTTPPDAMVHEQSVRDLLNRALQNLPEEQRVVIIMKEYQGLKFTEIAETLKVPINTVKSRMYYGLSALKKIFDRWHISEDMVRYEL; from the coding sequence ATGAACGACGCGGAATTGATTGCCCAGTTCCGAGCCGGACAAATCGCGGCCTTTAACACCCTGGTCAAACGCTGGGAATGTCCGATCTACAACTTTGTCCTGCGCTATGTGGGCAATCGAGACGACGCGCGCGACCTATGTCAGCAAACCTTTATTCGCGCGTACAAAAACATGCGGCGTCTGCGCGACCCCGACAAATTCACCTCGTGGATCTATCAAATCGCGCTCAACGCCTGCCGAGACGCAGGCCGCCGTCGCACCCTCGTCTCCCTCGACACACTCGACATCCCTATAGCAGACACAACAACGCCCCCAGACGCGATGGTTCACGAACAAAGCGTTCGGGACCTGCTCAACCGCGCACTGCAAAATCTGCCTGAGGAACAGCGCGTCGTCATCATCATGAAAGAATATCAGGGACTAAAATTCACCGAAATTGCCGAAACACTCAAAGTGCCCATCAACACCGTCAAATCCAGAATGTATTACGGCCTCTCTGCCCTGAAAAAAATATTTGACCGCTGGCACATCAGCGAGGACATGGTGCGTTATGAACTGTGA